A part of Macaca mulatta isolate MMU2019108-1 chromosome 12, T2T-MMU8v2.0, whole genome shotgun sequence genomic DNA contains:
- the SPEG gene encoding striated muscle preferentially expressed protein kinase isoform X10 — MFEIPLQNVVVAPGADVLLKCIVTANPPPQGGSASPFSSPITSDEEYLSPPEEFPEPGETWPRTPTMKTSPSQNRRSSDTGSKAPPTFKVSLMDQSVREGQDVIMSIRVQGEPKPVVSWLRNRQPVRPDQRRFAEEAEGGLCQLRILAAERGDAGFYTCKAVNEYGARQCEARLEVRAHPESRSLAVLAPLQDVDVGAGEMALFECLVAGPTDVEVDWLCRGRLLQPALLKCKMHFDGRKCKLLLTSVHEDDSGVYTCKLSTAKDELTCSARLTVRPSLAPLFTRLLEDVEVLEGRAARFDCKISGTPPPVVTWTHFGRPMEESENLRLRQDGGLHSLHIAHVGSEDEGLYAVSAVNTHGQAHCSAQLYVEEPRTAASGPSSKLEKMPSIPEEPEQGELERLSIPDFLRPLQDLEVGLAKEAMLECQVTGLPYPTISWFHNGHRIQSSDDRRMTQYRDVHRLVFPAVGPQHAGVYKSVIANKLGKAACYAHLYVTDVVPGPPDGAPQVVAVTGRMVTLTWNPPRSLDMAIDPDSLTYTVQHQVLGSDQWTALVTGLREPGWAATGLRKGVQHIFRVLSTTVKSSSKPSPPSEPVQLLEHGPPLEEAPAVLDKPDIVYVVEGQPASVTVTFNHVEAQVVWRSCRGALLEARAGVYELSQPDDDQYCLRICRVSRRDMGALTCTARNRHGTQTCLVTLELAEAPRFESIMEDVEVGAGETARFAVVVEGKPLPDIMWYKDEVLLTESSHVSFVYEENECSLVVLSTGAQDGGVYTCTARNLAGEVSCKAELAVHSAQTAMEVEGVGEDEDHRGRRLSDFYDIHQEIGRGAFSYLRRVVERSSGLEFAAKFIPSQAKPKASARREARLLARLQHDCVLYFHEAFERRRGLVIVTELCTEELLERMARKPTVCESEIRAYMRQVLEGIHYLHQSHVLHLDVKPENLLVWDGAEGEEQVRICDFGNAQELTPGEPQYCQYGTPEFVAPEIVNQSPVSGVTDIWPVGVVAFLCLTGISPFVGENDRTTLMNIRNYNVAFEETTFLSLSREARGFLIKVLVQDRLRPTAEETLEHPWFKTQAKGAEMSTDHLKLFLSRRRWQRSQISYKCHLVLRPIPELLRAPPERVWVTMPRRPPPSGGLSSSSDSEEEELEELPSVPRPLQPEFSGSRVSLTDIPTEDEALGTPETGAATPMDWQEQGRAPSQDQEAPSPEALPSLGQEPAAGASPKRGELRRGSSAESALPRAGPREPGRGLQKAASVELPQRRSPSPGATRLARGGLGEGEYAQRLQALRQRLLRGGPEDGKVSGLRGPLLESLGGRARDPRMARAASSEAAPHHQPPLENRGLQKSSSFSQGEAEPRGRHRRAGAPLEIPVARLGARRLQESPSLSALSEAQPSSPARPSVPKPSALKSAEPSATTPSDAPQPPAPQPAQDKAPEPRPEPVRASKPAPRPEALQTLALPLTPYAQIIQSLQLSGHAQGPPQGPAASPSELKPHAAVFARVASPPPGAPEKRVPSAGAPPVLAERARVPTVPPRPGSSLSSSIENLESEAVFEAKFKRSRESPLSRGLRLLSRSRSEERGPFRGAEEEDGIYRPSPAGTPLELVRRPERSRSVQDLRAVGEPGLVRRLSLSLSQRLRRTPPAQRHPAWEARGGDGESSEGGSSARGSPVLAMRRRLSSTLERLSSRLQRSGSSEDSGGASGRSTPLFGRLRRATSEGESLRRLGLPHNQLAAQAGATTPSAESLGSEASATSGSSAPGESRSRLRWGFSRQRKDKGLSQPNLSASIQEELGHQYVRSESDFPPVFHIKLKDQVLLEGEAATLLCLPAACPAPHISWMKDKKSLRSEPSVIIVSCKDGRQLLSIPRVGKRHAGLYECSATNVLGSITSSCTVAVARVPGKLAPPEVPQTYQDTALVLWKPGDSRAPCTYTLERRVDGESVWHPVSSGIPDCYYNVSHLPVGMTVRFRVACANRAGQGPFSNPSEKVFVRGTQDSSAVPSAAHQEAPVTSGPARAPPPDSPTSLAPPPAPAAPTPPSVTVSPSSPPTAPSQALSSLKAVGPPPQTPPRRHRGLQAARQAEPTPPSTQVTPSEPKSFVLDTGTPTPASTPQGVKPASSSTPVYVVTSFVSAPPAPEPPAPEPPPEPTKVTVRSLSPAKEVVSSPGSSPRSSPRPEGTTLRQGPPQKPYTFLEEKARGRFGVVRACRENATGRTFVAKIVPYAAEGKRRVLQEYEVLRTLHHERIMSLHEAYITPRYLVLIAESCGNRELLCGLSDRFRYSEDDVATYVAQLLQGLDYLHGRHVLHLDIKPDNLLLAPDNALKIVDFGSAQPYNPQALRPLGHRTGTLEFMAPEMVKGEPIGSATDIWGAGVLTYIMLSGRSPFYEPDPQETEARIVGGRFDAFQLYPNTSQSATLFLRKVLSVHPWSRPSLQDCLAHPWLQDAYLMKLRRQTLTFTTNRLKEFLGEQRRRRAEAATRHKVLLRSYPGGP; from the exons CACACCCTGAAAGCCGGTCCCTGGCCGTGCTGGCCCCCCTGCAGGACGTGGACGTGGGGGCCGGGGAGATGGCGCTGTTTGAGTGCCTGGTGGCGGGGCCCACTGATGTGGAGGTGGATTGGCTGTGCCGTGGTCGCCTGCTGCAGCCTGCACTGCTCAAATGCAAGATGCATTTCGATGGCCGCAAATGCAAGCTGCTGCTTACATCTGTACATGAGGACGACAGTGGCGTCTACACCTGCAAGCTCAGCACAGCCAAAG ATGAGCTGACCTGCAGTGCCCGGCTGACCGTGCGGCCCTCATTGGCACCCCTGTTCACACGGCTGCTGGAAGATGTGGAGGTGTTGGAAGGCCGAGCTGCCCGCTTCGACTGCAAGATCAGCGGCACCCCACCCCCTGTTGTTACCTGGACTCATTTTG GCCGCCCCATGGAGGAGAGTGAGAACTTGCGGCTACGGCAGGATGGGGGTCTGCACTCACTCCACATTGCCCATGTGGGCAGCGAGGACGAGGGGCTCTATGCGGTCAGTGCTGTTAACACCCATGGCCAGGCCCACTGCTCAGCCCAGCTGTATGTAGAAGAGCCCCGGACAGCCGCCTCAGGCCCCAG CTCGAAGCTGGAGAAGATGCCATCCATTCCCGAGGAGCCAGAGCAGGGTGAGCTGGAGCGGCTGTCCATTCCCGACTTCCTGCGGCCACTGCAGGACCTGGAGGTGGGACTGGCCAAGGAGGCCATGCTAGAGTGCCAGGTGACCGGCCTGCCCTACCCCACCATCAGCTGGTTCCACAATGGCCACCGCATCCAGAGCAGCGACGACCGGCGCATGACACAGT ACAGGGATGTCCATCGCTTGGTGTTCCCTGCCGTGGGGCCTCAGCACGCCGGTGTCTACAAGAGCGTCATCGCCAACAAGCTGGGCAAAGCTGCCTGCTATGCCCACCTGTATGTCACAG ATGTGGTCCCAGGCCCTCCAGATGGTGCCCCGCAGGTGGTGGCTGTGACGGGGAGGATGGTCACACTCACATGGAACCCCCCCAGGAGTCTGGACATGGCCATTG ACCCGGACTCCCTAACGTACACAGTGCAGCACCAGGTGCTGGGCTCGGACCAGTGGACAGCACTGGTCACAGGCCTGCGGGAGCCAGGGTGGGCAGCCACGGGGCTGCGTAAGGGGGTCCAGCACATCTTCCGGGTCCTCAGCACCACTGTCAAGAGCAGCAGCAAGCCCTCGCCCCCTTCTGAGCCTGTACAGCTGCTGGAGCACG GCCCACCCCTGGAGGAGGCCCCTGCCGTGCTGGACAAACCGGACATCGTGTATGTGGTGGAGGGACAGCCTGCCAGTGTCACCGTCACATTCAACCATGTGGAGGCCCAGGTCGTCTGGAGGAG CTGCCGAGGGGCCCTCCTAGAGGCACGGGCAGGTGTGTACGAGCTGAGCCAGCCAGATGATGACCAGTACTGTCTTCGGATCTGCCGGGTGAGCCGCCGGGACATGGGGGCCCTCACCTGCACTGCCCGAAACCGTCACGGCACGCAGACCTGCTTGGTCACATTGGAGCTGGCAG AGGCCCCTCGGTTTGAGTCCATCATGGAGGACgtggaggtgggggctggggaaaCTGCTCGCTTTGCCGTGGTGGTTGAGGGAAAACCACTGCCGGACATCATGTGGTACAAG GACGAAGTGCTGCTGACCGAGAGCAGCCATGTGAGCTTCGTGTACGAGGAGAATGAGTGCTCCCTGGTGGTGCTCAGCACGGGGGCCCAGGATGGAGGCGTCTACACCTGCACGGCCCGGAACCTGGCGGGCGAGGTCTCCTGCAAAGCAGAGTTGGCTGTGCATTCAG CTCAGACAGCTATGGAGGTCGAAGGGGTCGGGGAGGATGAGGACCATCGAGGAAGGAGACTCAGCGACTTTTATGACATCCACCAGGAGATCGGCAG GGGTGCCTTCTCCTACCTGCGGCGTGTGGTGGAGCGTAGCTCCGGCCTGGAGTTTGCGGCCAAGTTCATCCCCAGCCAGGCCAAGCCAAAGGCATCAGCGCGTCGGGAGGCCCGGCTGCTGGCCAGGCTCCAGCACGACTGTGTCCTCTACTTCCATGAGGCCTTCGAGAGGCGCCGAGGACTGGTCATTGTCACTGAGCT CTGCACAGAGGAGCTGCTGGAGCGAATGGCCAGGAAACCGACCGTGTGTGAGTCTGAG ATCCGGGCCTATATGCGGCAGGTTCTAGAGGGAATACACTACCTGCACCAGAGCCACGTGCTGCACCTCGATGTCAAG CCTGAGAACCTGCTGGTGTGGGATGGTGCCGAGGGTGAAGAGCAGGTGCGGATCTGTGACTTTGGGAATGCCCAGGAGCTGACTCCAGGAGAGCCCCAGTACTGCCAGTATGGCACACCTGAGTTTGTAGCACCCGAGATTGTCAATCAGAGCCCCGTGTCTGGAGTCACTGACATCTG GCCTGTGGGCGTTGTTGCCTTCCTCTG TCTGACAGGAATCTCCCCGTTTGTTGGGGAAAATGACCGGACAACATTGATGAACATCCGAAACTACAACGTGGCCTTCGAGGAGACCACATTCCTGAGCCTGAGCAGGGAGGCCCGGGGCTTCCTCATCAAAGTGCTGGTGCAGGACCGCCT GAGACCTACCGCAGAGGAGACCCTAGAACATCCTTGGTTCAAA ACTCAGGCAAAGGGCGCAGAGATGAGCACAGATCACCTGAAGCTATTCCTCTCCCGGAGGAGGTGGCAG CGCTCCCAGATCAGCTACAAATGCCACCTGGTGTTGCGCCCCATCCCGGAGCTGCTGCGGGCTCCCCCAGAGCGGGTGTGGGTGACCATGCCCAGAAGGCCACCCCCCAGTGGGGGGCTCTCATCCTCCTCGGATTCTGAAGAGGAAGAGCTGGAAGAGCTGCCCTCAGTGCCCCGCCCGCTGCAGCCCGAGTTCTCAGGCTCCCGGGTGTCCCTCACCGATATTCCCACTGAGGATGAGGCTCTGGGGACCCCAGAGACTGGGGCTGCCACCCCCATGGACTGGCAGGAGCAGGGAAGGGCTCCCTCTCAGGACCAGGAGGCTCCCAGCCCGGAGGCCCTCCCCTCCCTAGGCCAGGAGCCCGCAGCTGGGGCTAGCCCCAAGCGGGGAGAACTCCGTAGGGGCAGCTCGGCTGAGAGCGCCCTACCCCGGGCCGGGCCGCGGGAGCCGGGCCGGGGCCTGCAGAAGGCGGCGTCTGTGGAACTGCCGCAGCGCCGGAGCCCCAGCCCGGGAGCCACCCGCCTGGCCCGGGGAGGCCTGGGTGAGGGCGAGTATGCCCAGAGGCTGCAGGCCCTGCGCCAGCGGCTGCTGCGGGGAGGCCCCGAGGATGGCAAGGTCAGCGGCCTCAGGGGTCCCCTGCTGGAGAGCCTGGGGGGCCGTGCCCGGGATCCCCGGATGGCACGAGCTGCCTCCAGCGAGGCAGCGCCCCACCACCAGCCCCCACTCGAGAACAGGGGCCTGCAAAAGAGCAGCAGCTTCTCCCAGGGTGAGGCAGAGCCCCGGGGTCGGCACCGCCGAGCGGGGGCGCCCCTCGAGATCCCCGTGGCCAGGCTTGGAGCCCGTAGGCTACAGGAGTCTCCTTCCCTGTCTGCCCTCAGTGAGGCCCAGCCATCCAGCCCTGCACGGCCCAGCGTCCCCAAACCCAGTGCCCTTAAGTCTGCAGAACcttctgccaccacacctagtgaTGCCCCGCAgccccctgcaccccagcctgcccAAGACAAGGCCCCAGAGCCCAGGCCAGAACCAGTCCGAGCCTCCAAGCCTGCACCACGCCCTGAGGCCCTGCAAACCCTAGCGCTGCCCCTCACGCCCTATGCCCAGATCATTCAGTCCCTCCAGCTGTCAGGTCACGCCCAGGGACCCCCGCAGGGCCCTGCCGCGTCGCCTTCAGAGCTCAAGCCCCACGCAGCTGTCTTTGCCAGGGTGGCCTCCCCACCTCCGGGAGCCCCCGAGAAGCGTGTGCCCTCAGCCGGGGCTCCCCCGGTGCTAGCCGAGAGAGCCCGAGTTCCCACGGTGccccccaggccaggcagcagtCTCAGCAGCAGCATCGAAAACCTGGAGTCGGAGGCCGTGTTCGAGGCTAAGTTCAAGCGCAGCCGCGAATCGCCCCTGTCGCGGGGGTTGCGGCTGCTGAGCCGCTCCCGCTCCGAGGAGCGCGGCCCCTTCCGCGGGGCCGAGGAAGAGGATGGCATATACCGTCCCAGCCCGGCGGGGACCCCGCTGGAGTTGGTGCGACGGCCTGAGCGCTCGCGCTCGGTGCAGGACCTCAGGGCAGTCGGGGAGCCGGGCCTTGTCCGCCGCCTCTCGCTCTCACTGTCCCAGCGGCTGCGGCGGACCCCTCCCGCGCAGCGCCACCCGGCCTGGGAGGCCCGCGGCGGGGACGGAGAGAGCTCGGAGGGCGGGAGCTCGGCGCGGGGCTCCCCCGTGCTGGCGATGCGCAGGCGGCTGAGCTCCACCCTGGAGCGGCTGTCGAGCCGGTTGCAGCGCAGCGGCAGCAGCGAGGACTCGGGGGGCGCGTCGGGCCGCAGCACACCGCTATTCGGACGGCTTCGCAGGGCCACGTCCGAGGGCGAGAGTCTGCGGCGCCTCGGCCTTCCGCACAATCAGTTGGCCGCCCAGGCCGGCGCCACCACGCCTTCCGCCGAGTCCCTGGGCTCCGAGGCCAGCGCCACGTCGGGCTCCTCAG CCCCAGGGGAAAGCCGAAGCCGGCTCCGCTGGGGCTTCTCTCGGCAGCGGAAGGACAAGGGGTTATCGCAACCAAACCTCTCTGCCAGCATCCAAGAGGAGTTGGGTCACCAGTACGTGCGCAGTGAGTCAG ACTTCCCCCCAGTCTTCCACATCAAACTCAAGGACCAGGTGCTGCTGGAGGGGGAGGCAGCCACCCTGCTCTGCCTGCCAGCAGCCTGCCCTGCACCGCACATCTCCTGGATGAAAG ACAAGAAGTCATTGAGGTCAGAGCCCTCAGTGATCATCGTGTCCTGCAAAGATGGGCGGCAGCTGCTCAGCATCCCTCGGGTGGGCAAGCGGCACGCCGGGCTCTATGAGTGCTCCGCCACCAACGTCCTGGGCAGCATCACCAGCTCCTGTACCGTGGCTGTGGCCC gAGTCCCAGGAAAGCTAGCTCCTCCAGAGGTGCCCCAGACCTACCAGGACACGGCGCTGGTGCTGTGGAAGCCGGGAGACAGCCGGGCACCTTGCACGTATACCCTGGAGCGGCGAGTGGATG GGGAGTCTGTGTGGCACCCTGTGAGCTCAGGCATCCCCGACTGTTACTACAATGTGAGCCACCTGCCAGTTGGCATGACTGTGAGGTTCCGTGTGGCCTGTGCCAACCGTGCTGGGCAGGGGCCCTTCAGCAACCCTTCTGAGAAGGTCTTTGTCAGGGGCACTCAAG ATTCTTCAGCTGTGCCATCTGCTGCCCACCAAGAGGCCCCTGTCACCTCAGGGCCAGCCAGGGCCCCGCCTCCTGACTCTCCTACCTCACtggccccacccccagctcctgctgcccccacccccccGTCAGTCACTGTCAGCCCCTCATCTCCCCCTACAGCCCCCAGCCAGGCCTTGTCCTCGCTCAAGGCTGTGGGTCCGCCACCCCAGACCCCTCCACGAAGACACAGGGGCCTGCAGGCTGCCCGGCAAGCAGAGCCCACCCCACCCAGTACCCAGGTCACCCCAAGTGAGCCCAAGTCTTTCGTCCTTGACACTGGGACCCCGACCCCAGCCTCCACTCCTCAAGGGGTTAAACCAGCGTCTTCCTCTACTCCTGTGTATGTGGTGACTTCCTTCGTGTCTGCACCACCAGCCCCTGAGCCCCCAGCCCCTGAGCCCCCTCCTGAGCCTACCAAGGTGACTGTGCGGAGTCTCAGCCCGGCCAAGGAGGTGGTCAGCTCCCCTGGGAGCAGTCCCCGAAGCTCTCCCAGGCCTGAGGGTACCACTCTTCGACAGGGCCCCCCTCAGAAACCCTACACTTTCCTGGAGGAGAAAGCCAG GGGCCGCTTTGGTGTTGTGCGAGCGTGCCGGGAGAACGCCACGGGGCGAACGTTCGTGGCCAAGATCGTGCCCTATGCTGCCGAGGGCAAGCGGCGGGTCCTGCAGGAGTACGAGGTGCTGCGGACCCTGCACCACGAGCGGATCATGTCCCTGCACGAGGCCTACATCACCCCTCGGTACCTCGTGCTCATTGCTGAGAGCTGCGGCAACCGGGAGCTCCTCTGTGGGCTCAGTGACAG GTTCCGGTATTCTGAGGATGACGTGGCCACTTACGTGGCGCAGCTGCTACAAGGCCTGGACTACCTCCACGGCCGCCATGTGCTCCACCTAGACATCAAGCCAGACAACCTGCTGTTGGCCCCTGACAACGCCCTCAAGATCGTGGACTTCGGCAGTGCCCAGCCCTACAACCCCCAGGCCCTTCGGCCCCTTGGCCACCGCACGGGCACGCTGGAGTTCATGG CTCCGGAGATGGTGAAGGGAGAACCCATCGGCTCTGCCACGGACATCTGGGGAGCGGGTGTGCTCACTTACATTAT GCTCAGTGGACGCTCCCCGTTCTATGAGCCAGACCCCCAGGAAACGGAGGCTCGGATTGTGGGGGGCCGCTTTGATGCCTTCCAGCTGTACCCCAACACATCCCAGAGCGCCACCCTCTTCTTGCGAAAGGTCCTCTCAGTACATCCCTG GAGCCGGCCCTCCCTGCAGGACTGCTTGGCCCACCCATGGTTGCAGGACGCCTACCTGATGAAACTGCGCCGCCAGACGCTCACCTTCACCACCAACCGGCTCAAGGAGTTCCTGGGTGAGCAGAGGCGGCGCCGGGCTGAGGCCGCCACCCGCCACAAGGTGCTGCTGCGCTCCTACCCTGGCGGCCCCTAG